In a single window of the Streptococcus ilei genome:
- the lgt gene encoding prolipoprotein diacylglyceryl transferase, with product MNPVAIQLGPFSIRWYAICIVLGLLLAVILSMKEAPRKGIESDDIIDFILIAFPVAIIGARLYYVIFQWSYYREHPGEIFAVWNGGIAIYGGLLAGALVLYLFSRSRLIDPVDFLDIAAPSVMIAQSIGRWGNFVNQEAYGAIVKNLDYLPSFIRNQMFIDGHYRQPTFLYESCWNLLGFVLILYLRRRPKLLRKGEITAFYLIWYGFGRMIIEGMRTDSLMFLGIRVSQWLSLVLILLGISIMIYQRKKNAPFYRTEID from the coding sequence ATGAATCCAGTAGCCATTCAACTTGGTCCCTTTAGCATTCGCTGGTATGCGATTTGTATCGTCCTCGGTCTCCTTTTGGCGGTTATCCTGTCTATGAAAGAAGCCCCTCGTAAAGGGATAGAGTCAGACGATATTATTGATTTCATTCTGATTGCTTTTCCAGTAGCGATCATAGGGGCCCGTCTTTACTATGTTATTTTTCAATGGTCTTATTACAGGGAACACCCAGGAGAGATTTTTGCCGTATGGAACGGTGGGATTGCTATCTATGGTGGACTCCTGGCAGGGGCTCTAGTCCTCTACCTATTTTCACGCAGTCGTTTGATTGACCCAGTTGATTTTTTAGATATCGCTGCACCGAGTGTCATGATTGCTCAAAGTATTGGCCGTTGGGGCAATTTTGTTAACCAAGAAGCCTACGGAGCCATTGTTAAGAATTTAGATTATTTACCTTCTTTCATTCGGAATCAGATGTTTATTGATGGACATTACCGTCAACCGACCTTCTTATATGAATCTTGTTGGAACTTGCTTGGTTTTGTGCTGATTCTTTACTTGCGTCGTCGTCCGAAACTGTTGAGAAAGGGCGAAATTACTGCTTTCTATCTAATCTGGTATGGCTTTGGTCGAATGATTATTGAAGGAATGCGGACAGATAGCTTGATGTTTTTGGGAATTCGAGTTTCACAATGGCTTTCCCTGGTCCTCATCCTGCTTGGAATCAGCATCATGATCTATCAACGAAAAAAGAATGCACCATTTTATAGAACGGAAATAGATTAA
- the hprK gene encoding HPr(Ser) kinase/phosphatase, translated as MAITVRDLIDKLRLKVVYGNESLFEKEITTADISRPGLEMTGYFDYYTPERIQLVGMKEWSYLIKMTSHNRHQVLRKMFQPETPVLIIARDLEVPEEMLRAAEEKQIAILSSRVPTSRLSGELSSYLDSLLAERTSVHGVLMDIYGMGVLIQGDSGIGKSETGLELVKRGHRLVADDRVDVFARDEMTLWGEPAEILRHMLEIRGVGIIDVMSLYGASAVKDSSQVQIAVYLENYTKEQTYDRLGNNAEEIEFCGVTIPRIRIPVKTGRNISVVIEAAAMNYRAKEMGYDATKTFEDRLTQLIDQNEVKV; from the coding sequence ATGGCAATAACAGTCCGAGATTTAATTGATAAGCTTCGTTTGAAGGTTGTGTACGGCAATGAAAGCCTATTTGAAAAAGAAATCACAACGGCAGATATTTCACGTCCTGGACTTGAAATGACAGGATATTTTGATTACTATACTCCAGAACGAATTCAATTGGTTGGGATGAAAGAGTGGTCTTACCTCATCAAGATGACCTCCCACAATCGTCACCAAGTTTTGAGAAAGATGTTCCAGCCGGAAACACCGGTACTCATCATCGCGCGGGATCTAGAGGTTCCTGAAGAAATGCTCCGTGCTGCAGAGGAAAAGCAAATCGCGATTTTAAGCAGTCGCGTTCCAACTAGTCGCCTATCTGGTGAACTATCAAGCTACCTAGATTCTCTCCTTGCGGAAAGAACTAGTGTCCATGGTGTCTTGATGGATATCTATGGCATGGGGGTTCTGATCCAAGGAGATAGTGGAATCGGGAAGAGTGAGACTGGTTTAGAGCTCGTCAAACGAGGGCATCGTTTGGTAGCAGATGACCGGGTAGATGTCTTCGCCCGTGATGAGATGACCTTGTGGGGTGAGCCTGCTGAAATTCTACGTCATATGCTAGAGATTCGGGGAGTAGGGATCATTGATGTTATGAGTCTCTATGGTGCCAGTGCTGTGAAAGATTCTTCACAGGTTCAAATCGCGGTCTATTTAGAAAACTACACCAAGGAACAAACCTACGATCGTCTTGGCAATAATGCAGAAGAAATTGAGTTCTGTGGAGTGACTATTCCAAGAATTCGCATCCCTGTTAAGACAGGTCGCAATATTTCCGTTGTCATTGAGGCAGCAGCAATGAACTACCGCGCCAAAGAAATGGGATATGATGCTACTAAAACCTTTGAAGATCGATTGACCCAGTTGATTGATCAGAATGAGGTGAAAGTATGA
- a CDS encoding PspC domain-containing protein, producing the protein MNPTFYKLRRGRIVFGVFAGLADRFGLDANLLRFLFVLFSIFHAYGLVGLAIYCLCAFSLPYKEDLEREKYGLGPRKRKDAQVIKDDDPFF; encoded by the coding sequence TTGAATCCAACTTTTTATAAATTACGTCGAGGCAGAATCGTTTTCGGAGTATTTGCTGGACTAGCGGATCGATTTGGGCTCGATGCAAACCTATTGCGTTTTCTCTTTGTGCTCTTTAGTATCTTTCATGCTTATGGGCTTGTAGGCTTGGCTATTTATTGCCTATGTGCCTTCTCCTTGCCGTATAAAGAAGATCTTGAAAGAGAAAAGTATGGCCTCGGACCTCGCAAACGGAAGGATGCACAAGTAATCAAAGACGATGATCCATTCTTTTAA
- a CDS encoding SprT family protein has product MNLTKYVQEVSLEDFGRPFLHQAIWNTRLRSTGGRFFPKDGHLDFNPKILERFGWEIFRKIVRHELCHYHLYYMKKGYRHQDQDFKALLKKVDGLRYAPSVDKGNYKIYVCTSCGQEFRRKRQIDLQKYRCGRCRGLLKYQGTIDPGNRP; this is encoded by the coding sequence ATGAATCTAACTAAATACGTTCAAGAAGTTTCGTTGGAAGATTTTGGTCGCCCCTTTCTCCATCAAGCCATCTGGAATACCCGCTTGCGTTCGACAGGTGGACGTTTTTTCCCAAAGGATGGTCATCTGGATTTCAATCCCAAAATACTAGAAAGATTTGGCTGGGAGATTTTTCGAAAGATTGTCCGTCATGAGTTGTGTCACTACCATCTCTACTATATGAAAAAGGGCTATCGCCACCAGGATCAAGATTTCAAGGCCTTACTCAAAAAGGTAGACGGCTTGCGGTATGCCCCTTCAGTTGATAAGGGAAACTATAAGATTTATGTTTGTACGAGCTGTGGGCAAGAATTCAGGAGAAAGCGGCAGATTGATCTGCAAAAGTACCGCTGTGGTCGGTGTCGAGGACTACTTAAGTATCAAGGGACAATTGATCCAGGAAATCGGCCTTGA
- a CDS encoding Tex family protein translates to MEKYEKIAQELGVSLKQIDTVLTLTAEGSTIPFIARYRKDATGNLDEVAIKAIIDMDKSLTALADRKETVLAKIEELGKLTPALKEAIEQAEKLADVEELYLPYKEKRRTKATIAREAGLFPLARMILQDQKDLEIVAEGFLSEAFPTVKDAISGAIDILVEAIAEDPQLRNLTYQEIRKHSLITSSLKDESKDEKQVFQIYYDFSEKIANMQGYRTLALNRGEKLGVLKVGFEHPVDRLIRHFEARFKSKNSYIEEVINQALKKKMLPAMERRIRTELTEVAEDGAIQLFSENLRHLLLIAPLKGRVVLGFDPAFRTGAKLAVVDQTGKMLTTQVIYPVAPAKPAQIEAAKEELKRLIREYGVEIIAIGNGTASRESEAFVAEVLKEVPNVSYVIVNESGASVYSASELARHEFPELTVEKRSAISIARRLQDPLAELVKIDPKSIGVGQYQHDVSQKKLSESLDFVVDTVVNQVGVNINTASPALLSHVAGLNKTISENIVKYREEEGLITSRAQIKKVPRLGAKAFEQAAGFLRIPESENFLDRTGVHPESYPAVKKLFTLLGITEMDEEAQAKLKQIDTVSMAKELEIGPETLKDIVADLLKPGRDLRDSFDAPVLRQDVLDLKDLKIGQKLEGVVRNVVDFGAFVDIGIHEDGLIHISQMSQHFIKHPSQVVSVGDLVTVWVYKIDVEREKVNLSLLAPHESN, encoded by the coding sequence ATGGAAAAATATGAAAAAATAGCCCAAGAATTGGGCGTCAGTCTCAAACAGATTGATACTGTTTTGACCTTAACAGCAGAGGGATCCACCATCCCCTTTATCGCTCGGTATCGGAAAGATGCTACGGGTAATTTAGATGAAGTAGCCATCAAAGCTATTATCGACATGGACAAGTCTTTAACAGCCTTAGCTGATCGGAAAGAAACTGTTCTCGCTAAGATTGAAGAGCTTGGGAAACTGACCCCAGCCTTAAAAGAAGCGATTGAGCAAGCTGAAAAATTGGCGGATGTGGAAGAATTGTATCTTCCCTACAAGGAAAAACGCCGGACCAAGGCAACCATTGCGCGTGAGGCAGGACTTTTTCCACTTGCTCGGATGATTTTGCAAGATCAAAAGGATTTGGAAATAGTAGCAGAGGGATTTTTATCAGAAGCTTTTCCAACTGTAAAAGATGCCATTTCTGGAGCAATCGATATTTTAGTCGAAGCGATTGCAGAAGACCCGCAATTGCGTAACCTCACTTACCAGGAGATTCGCAAACACTCCTTGATAACCTCTAGCTTGAAGGATGAGAGCAAAGACGAGAAGCAAGTCTTCCAGATCTATTATGATTTTTCTGAGAAGATTGCAAATATGCAGGGCTACCGGACCCTTGCCTTAAACCGTGGAGAGAAATTAGGAGTATTAAAGGTTGGATTTGAGCATCCTGTAGACCGTTTGATTCGTCATTTTGAAGCCCGATTTAAATCGAAAAATAGCTACATCGAAGAAGTTATCAACCAGGCTCTGAAAAAGAAGATGTTGCCAGCTATGGAGCGTCGGATTCGGACAGAATTGACAGAAGTGGCAGAAGATGGGGCCATTCAACTTTTCTCTGAAAATCTTCGTCACCTCTTGTTGATTGCTCCCCTCAAAGGGCGCGTGGTCTTAGGCTTTGACCCAGCTTTCCGGACAGGAGCCAAGTTGGCTGTTGTCGATCAGACAGGAAAGATGTTGACCACTCAGGTGATTTATCCTGTTGCACCAGCTAAACCAGCACAAATTGAGGCGGCGAAAGAAGAGCTGAAGCGTTTGATTCGTGAATACGGCGTAGAAATTATTGCGATTGGGAATGGGACGGCTAGTCGAGAAAGCGAAGCCTTTGTTGCGGAAGTCCTTAAAGAAGTTCCAAATGTGAGTTATGTCATTGTCAATGAGAGTGGTGCATCTGTCTATTCAGCTAGTGAATTGGCCCGCCATGAGTTTCCAGAATTGACGGTTGAAAAGCGCTCAGCCATCTCCATTGCGCGTCGTTTGCAGGATCCGCTGGCTGAGTTGGTCAAGATTGATCCAAAATCAATTGGAGTTGGCCAGTACCAGCACGATGTCAGCCAAAAGAAATTGTCTGAGAGTCTTGACTTTGTTGTCGATACCGTGGTGAACCAAGTTGGTGTCAATATTAACACCGCTAGTCCAGCTCTTTTGTCTCACGTGGCCGGTCTCAATAAAACCATTTCTGAGAACATCGTGAAGTATCGAGAAGAAGAAGGGTTGATCACCTCGCGTGCACAGATTAAAAAGGTTCCTCGTCTGGGGGCGAAGGCCTTTGAACAAGCAGCTGGTTTCTTACGGATTCCAGAAAGTGAGAATTTCCTTGATCGGACCGGGGTCCATCCAGAAAGTTACCCTGCAGTGAAAAAGCTCTTTACCTTACTTGGAATCACGGAGATGGATGAAGAAGCCCAAGCCAAATTGAAACAAATTGATACGGTTTCTATGGCCAAAGAACTTGAAATTGGTCCGGAAACCTTGAAAGATATTGTGGCGGATCTTCTCAAGCCAGGTCGCGATTTACGTGATTCTTTTGATGCTCCCGTCCTTCGCCAGGATGTTCTTGACTTGAAGGATTTGAAGATTGGTCAAAAACTTGAAGGAGTTGTCCGCAATGTTGTTGACTTTGGAGCATTTGTCGATATTGGGATTCATGAAGATGGTTTGATCCACATTTCACAGATGAGCCAGCACTTTATCAAGCATCCAAGTCAAGTTGTTTCAGTTGGCGACCTAGTGACCGTATGGGTTTACAAGATTGATGTAGAACGTGAAAAAGTAAATCTTTCCCTTTTGGCGCCACATGAATCTAACTAA
- a CDS encoding SPJ_0845 family protein: MAIKFSKTDDLDKLFEEFAVFPDPPQVTLPDDKKNEKAGEKEQKDSNK, translated from the coding sequence ATGGCGATTAAATTTTCAAAAACAGACGATTTAGACAAACTCTTTGAGGAATTTGCTGTCTTCCCAGATCCCCCTCAAGTCACTTTACCAGATGACAAGAAGAATGAGAAAGCAGGGGAAAAAGAGCAGAAGGATTCTAACAAATGA
- a CDS encoding permease yields the protein MSFFQQLPTSVLQAGAIFLSIMIEALPFVLIGSIISGAIDVYITPEKVYRALPKNKWGRILFGTLIGFIFPSCECGIVPIINRFLEKKVPSYTAVPFLVTAPVINPIVLFATYSAFGNSIQMALLRAIGSILVATVLGIFLGFFQTASIQRANRKEVHLHDFSKLSAGQRFFQVFVQAIDEFFDTGRYLVFGCLFASVVQVYVPTRVLTSISATPLLAILLLMLLSFLLSLCSEADAFIGSSLLSSFGLAPVLAFLVIGPMLDVKNLLMMKNYLTNRFIVQFISIVSLVVLVYAWFVGVVL from the coding sequence ATGAGTTTCTTCCAACAACTGCCAACCAGTGTCCTTCAGGCTGGAGCGATTTTTCTTTCGATTATGATTGAAGCCCTTCCCTTTGTTTTAATTGGAAGTATCATTTCAGGGGCGATTGATGTCTACATTACCCCTGAAAAAGTCTACCGAGCCCTTCCCAAAAATAAATGGGGGAGAATTCTATTTGGGACCTTGATTGGCTTTATTTTCCCTTCCTGTGAGTGTGGTATCGTCCCCATCATCAATCGCTTTTTAGAGAAGAAGGTACCTAGCTATACAGCTGTGCCCTTCCTAGTGACAGCCCCGGTTATTAATCCCATTGTCCTCTTTGCCACTTATTCTGCCTTTGGCAATTCTATTCAAATGGCTCTCTTACGAGCGATCGGCTCTATCCTGGTGGCGACTGTTCTGGGAATTTTCCTAGGTTTTTTCCAAACAGCTTCTATTCAACGGGCCAACCGCAAGGAAGTCCATCTTCATGACTTTTCAAAACTATCTGCCGGTCAACGCTTCTTCCAAGTGTTTGTGCAGGCCATTGACGAGTTTTTCGACACTGGACGCTATCTGGTCTTCGGTTGTTTATTTGCCAGTGTGGTTCAGGTTTATGTGCCAACTCGCGTGCTAACTTCTATTTCAGCGACGCCACTCCTAGCCATACTCCTCCTTATGCTTCTCTCCTTCCTCCTCTCCTTGTGTAGTGAGGCGGACGCTTTTATCGGCTCTTCCCTTCTCTCGAGTTTTGGCTTAGCTCCCGTTTTAGCCTTTCTGGTTATCGGACCTATGTTAGACGTCAAGAACCTCTTGATGATGAAGAATTATCTGACCAATCGCTTTATTGTCCAATTCATTAGCATCGTCAGTCTCGTTGTCTTGGTTTATGCTTGGTTTGTGGGGGTGGTCCTATGA
- a CDS encoding TIGR03943 family putative permease subunit: MIRFLILAGYFEITMYLQLSGKLNQYINMHYSYLAYISMILSFLLAVVQLYIWMKNLPVHSHLTSKKAKVMSILLLLIPLIVGIGFPTVTLDSQTVSAKGYHFPIAAGSSKDIQNDEGTTNQYLKPDTSSYFTKSAYESEMRAAAKKYLKQDHIQITTENYMEVMEVIYDYPDEFAGKTFTLTGFIYKDPQDPGSQFLFRFGIIHCIADSGVYGLLTKGASQTYDDNTWVQATGTLKIQYHKQLGQSLPVLDIEEAHSVEKPTNPYVYRVF; this comes from the coding sequence ATGATTCGATTTCTCATTTTAGCAGGCTATTTCGAAATTACTATGTATTTGCAGCTTTCTGGTAAGCTCAACCAATACATTAATATGCATTATTCCTATTTAGCCTATATCTCTATGATTCTTTCCTTCCTCTTGGCTGTCGTCCAGCTCTATATTTGGATGAAGAATCTGCCCGTTCATAGTCACCTCACCAGTAAAAAAGCCAAAGTCATGAGTATTCTTCTGCTCCTGATTCCCTTGATTGTAGGGATTGGATTCCCGACAGTGACCTTGGATTCCCAAACGGTTTCAGCCAAGGGCTATCATTTTCCCATCGCGGCTGGCTCTTCCAAAGATATTCAAAATGATGAGGGCACAACCAACCAATACCTCAAGCCAGATACTAGCAGTTATTTTACCAAGTCTGCTTATGAATCTGAGATGAGGGCTGCAGCCAAGAAGTACCTCAAGCAAGATCATATCCAGATCACGACAGAAAACTATATGGAAGTCATGGAAGTGATCTACGACTATCCAGATGAATTTGCTGGAAAAACCTTTACCCTAACCGGCTTCATTTATAAGGATCCCCAGGATCCGGGTAGCCAGTTCCTTTTCCGTTTTGGGATTATCCACTGTATCGCCGACTCAGGAGTCTATGGTCTGTTAACCAAAGGAGCCTCCCAAACCTATGACGATAACACCTGGGTCCAGGCGACTGGAACTCTCAAGATCCAATACCATAAACAACTTGGCCAAAGCCTTCCTGTCTTAGACATAGAGGAAGCTCACTCAGTAGAAAAACCTACTAATCCCTATGTCTATCGAGTCTTCTAA
- the zwf gene encoding glucose-6-phosphate dehydrogenase, which yields MSSKVIVTIFGASGDLAHRKLYPSLFRLYKTGNLSEHFAVIGTARRPWSKEYFESVVVESISDLADSPEQAQEFASHFYYQSHDVNDTEHYIKLRELQNQLNDTYQAEHNKLFFLSMAPQFFGTIAKHLKSEGIVDGKGFERLIVEKPFGTDLETASQLNKELEETFEEEQIFRIDHYLGKEMIQSIFALRFANLIFENIWNRDYIDNVQITFAERLGVEERGGYYDESGALRDMVQNHTLQLLSLLAMDKPASFTKEDIRKEKVKVFEQLVNPSDEELKKLFIRGQYRSGKIQGKKDISYRSEPNVNPESMTETFASGAFFVDSDRFRGVPFFFRTGKRLTKKGTHVNVVFKQMDSIFGQEIEPNVLTIYIQPNEGFSLSVNGKEVGEQFQIAPISLDYETDATATGASPEPYEKLIYDVLNNDSTNFSHWNEVKASWNLIDRIEKLWAENQVPLHEYKSGTMGPQASFDLLKDYNAEWVWQPTIEE from the coding sequence ATGTCCTCAAAAGTAATTGTAACCATTTTCGGGGCCAGTGGAGATCTAGCCCACCGCAAGCTCTATCCTTCCCTTTTTAGACTCTATAAAACTGGAAATCTTTCAGAGCATTTCGCAGTGATTGGAACTGCTCGTCGTCCTTGGAGCAAAGAATACTTTGAATCCGTTGTCGTTGAATCCATTTCGGATTTAGCAGACAGTCCTGAACAGGCGCAGGAATTTGCCAGTCATTTTTACTATCAAAGTCACGATGTTAATGACACGGAGCACTACATCAAGCTTCGTGAACTTCAAAATCAGCTCAATGACACCTACCAAGCTGAGCATAATAAACTCTTCTTCCTATCCATGGCACCTCAATTCTTTGGTACAATTGCCAAACATTTGAAATCTGAAGGCATTGTGGATGGAAAAGGCTTTGAGCGTTTGATCGTTGAAAAACCATTTGGAACGGATTTAGAAACAGCTAGTCAGCTCAACAAAGAACTGGAAGAAACCTTTGAAGAAGAGCAAATTTTCCGGATTGACCATTACCTCGGTAAAGAAATGATCCAGTCCATCTTTGCCCTCCGCTTTGCCAACCTAATCTTTGAAAACATCTGGAATCGTGACTATATCGACAATGTTCAAATCACTTTTGCAGAACGACTAGGAGTCGAAGAACGTGGTGGCTACTATGATGAATCTGGTGCCCTCCGCGACATGGTCCAAAACCATACCCTTCAACTGCTTTCTCTTTTAGCTATGGACAAACCAGCTTCCTTCACCAAGGAAGACATCCGTAAAGAGAAGGTGAAAGTCTTTGAACAATTGGTCAACCCATCTGATGAAGAATTAAAGAAATTGTTTATTCGAGGCCAGTATCGTTCTGGAAAAATCCAAGGGAAAAAGGACATCTCTTACCGTAGTGAACCAAATGTCAACCCTGAATCCATGACCGAAACCTTTGCTTCTGGTGCCTTCTTTGTGGATAGTGATCGCTTCCGTGGAGTACCTTTCTTCTTCCGTACAGGAAAACGTCTCACAAAAAAGGGAACCCATGTGAATGTGGTCTTTAAACAGATGGACTCTATTTTTGGTCAAGAAATTGAACCCAATGTGCTGACCATCTACATCCAACCAAACGAAGGCTTCTCTCTCTCTGTCAACGGGAAAGAAGTCGGCGAGCAATTCCAGATCGCTCCGATATCCTTGGATTATGAAACTGATGCGACAGCGACCGGTGCTTCTCCAGAGCCTTACGAAAAGTTAATCTATGATGTCTTAAATAATGACTCTACCAACTTTAGCCACTGGAACGAAGTAAAAGCATCTTGGAACTTGATTGACCGGATTGAGAAATTATGGGCAGAAAATCAAGTCCCTCTTCATGAGTACAAATCTGGAACCATGGGACCTCAAGCATCCTTCGACCTCTTGAAGGATTACAATGCTGAATGGGTCTGGCAACCAACGATTGAAGAATAA
- the ftsY gene encoding signal recognition particle-docking protein FtsY yields the protein MGLFDRLFGRKEETKPQVQDLTEELVESPEKASSSAEPVSQKASQSDEAKISAMEAYYAELKERMAAESARSSQESTASIEEVPSEEHVNQETAIEEEGSSQLEQATSPEEVTEPAPVPEEQTIEVETLQEENLEEEPLNSSSDLAQEAFDEDVFAKNETEDETSSLSKEPEEVIEEATTESSEEETGEFEEDTPVEETTSEPEDTEELEAELSVEEAASEPEISEEVEEEPLVEETTSEPEIAEPTETVQEKYNRSLKKTRTGFGAALNAFFANFRSVDEDFFEELEELLIMSDVGVQVASNLTEELRYEARLENAKKPDVLRRVIIEKLVDLYEKDGQYNEQINFKDGLTVMLFVGVNGVGKTTSIGKLAHKYKKEGKKVMLVAADTFRAGAVAQLAEWGRRVDVPVVTGPEKSDPASVVFDGMERAVAEQVDVLMIDTAGRLQNKDNLMAELEKIGRIIKRVDPTAPHETFLALDASTGQNALVQAKEFSKITPITGIVLTKIDGTARGGVVLAIREELDIPVKLIGFGEKIDDIGEFNSENFMRGLLEGLI from the coding sequence ATGGGATTATTTGACCGACTATTTGGAAGAAAAGAAGAAACAAAACCACAAGTTCAGGATCTTACAGAAGAGCTTGTGGAAAGCCCTGAGAAAGCAAGCTCGTCAGCTGAGCCAGTATCACAAAAGGCTTCACAAAGTGATGAAGCAAAGATTTCGGCAATGGAAGCCTACTATGCAGAATTAAAAGAGCGAATGGCTGCCGAATCAGCGCGATCATCGCAAGAGTCGACAGCATCCATTGAAGAAGTTCCTTCAGAAGAGCATGTAAATCAGGAAACAGCTATCGAGGAAGAGGGCTCTTCTCAACTAGAGCAAGCTACCTCTCCTGAGGAAGTAACCGAACCTGCTCCTGTTCCTGAAGAACAGACTATAGAAGTAGAAACGTTACAAGAAGAGAATCTTGAAGAAGAGCCTCTGAATTCTTCATCAGATCTTGCCCAAGAAGCCTTTGATGAGGATGTTTTTGCAAAGAATGAAACAGAGGATGAGACTTCAAGTCTTTCCAAAGAACCCGAGGAAGTAATTGAAGAAGCAACTACTGAAAGTTCAGAGGAAGAAACAGGAGAGTTTGAAGAAGACACTCCAGTAGAAGAAACAACTAGCGAACCTGAAGATACAGAAGAGCTTGAAGCAGAATTGTCAGTAGAGGAAGCTGCTAGCGAACCTGAAATTTCAGAAGAGGTTGAAGAAGAGCCTTTAGTAGAAGAAACTACAAGTGAGCCAGAGATTGCTGAACCTACAGAAACGGTTCAAGAAAAATACAATCGGAGCTTGAAGAAAACTCGGACAGGCTTTGGAGCAGCACTTAATGCATTCTTTGCCAACTTCCGTTCTGTCGACGAAGATTTCTTTGAAGAGTTAGAAGAACTCTTGATTATGAGTGACGTAGGGGTCCAGGTCGCTTCGAATCTGACAGAAGAGCTCCGCTATGAAGCCCGTTTGGAAAATGCCAAGAAACCGGATGTCTTGCGTCGCGTGATCATTGAAAAATTGGTGGATCTCTACGAAAAAGATGGCCAATACAATGAGCAAATTAACTTTAAAGATGGCTTGACGGTCATGCTCTTTGTGGGAGTGAATGGCGTTGGGAAAACAACCTCTATCGGAAAACTAGCTCATAAGTACAAGAAGGAAGGGAAAAAAGTGATGTTGGTCGCAGCAGATACCTTCCGGGCAGGTGCCGTTGCTCAGTTAGCTGAATGGGGACGCCGTGTGGATGTGCCTGTTGTCACTGGTCCTGAAAAGTCAGATCCTGCAAGTGTCGTCTTTGATGGAATGGAACGGGCCGTGGCAGAGCAAGTCGATGTTTTGATGATTGATACTGCTGGTCGCCTTCAGAACAAAGACAATCTGATGGCTGAATTAGAAAAAATTGGTCGCATTATCAAGAGGGTGGATCCTACAGCCCCTCACGAAACCTTCTTGGCATTAGATGCTTCCACAGGACAGAATGCTCTGGTCCAAGCCAAGGAATTCTCCAAGATCACGCCTATTACTGGAATCGTCCTCACTAAAATTGATGGAACAGCTCGAGGAGGAGTGGTCCTTGCAATCCGAGAAGAGTTGGATATTCCTGTAAAATTAATTGGTTTTGGTGAAAAAATCGATGACATCGGTGAATTCAATTCTGAGAACTTTATGCGTGGCTTGTTAGAAGGCTTGATATAA
- a CDS encoding Cof-type HAD-IIB family hydrolase, whose product MSQIKVIALDLDGTLLNSEKKISPRNLAAIRAAQEKGVKVVLTTGRPLKAMDFLLQEIGTAGLSDEYTITFNGGLVQKNTGEIIAKTVFSRDDVVRIYEETEDLGLPLDAISEGVVYTLVSDQESLYPLYNPYLNFIPVSIEDLSSQISYNKCVTAFQQDYLDGAIPKISPELRERFEIFKSRDMLLEWCPKGVQKDRGLEALVAYLGIDASQVMACGDEANDASMLRWAGLGIAMANAVDKVKEIATLVSDYTNDEDAVGRAIEEYVLKEGQ is encoded by the coding sequence ATGAGTCAGATTAAGGTTATCGCACTAGACTTGGACGGTACTCTCTTAAACTCAGAGAAGAAAATCTCCCCTCGGAACTTAGCTGCCATTCGTGCAGCTCAAGAAAAAGGGGTCAAGGTAGTTTTGACGACGGGTCGTCCCCTCAAGGCTATGGATTTTCTGCTTCAAGAGATTGGGACTGCCGGCTTGTCAGATGAATACACCATTACGTTTAATGGTGGCTTGGTACAAAAGAATACAGGGGAGATCATTGCGAAGACAGTTTTCTCTCGTGATGATGTCGTCCGTATTTATGAGGAGACAGAGGACCTTGGTTTGCCCCTAGATGCCATCAGCGAAGGGGTTGTTTATACACTTGTATCTGATCAAGAATCTCTTTACCCTCTCTATAATCCTTACTTGAACTTTATTCCCGTTTCTATTGAAGATTTGTCCAGTCAGATTTCCTACAATAAGTGTGTAACGGCCTTTCAACAGGACTATTTGGATGGCGCTATTCCAAAGATTTCTCCTGAATTAAGGGAGCGTTTTGAGATTTTTAAATCCAGAGACATGCTCTTGGAATGGTGCCCCAAAGGCGTTCAAAAGGATCGAGGCTTGGAAGCTTTGGTTGCGTATTTAGGAATCGATGCTAGCCAAGTCATGGCGTGTGGAGATGAAGCCAACGATGCCAGCATGTTAAGATGGGCAGGCCTAGGAATCGCCATGGCTAATGCGGTGGATAAGGTGAAAGAGATTGCCACACTAGTCTCAGACTACACCAATGATGAAGATGCAGTCGGAAGAGCGATTGAAGAATATGTATTGAAGGAGGGTCAATAA